The following are encoded together in the Gordonia insulae genome:
- a CDS encoding leucyl aminopeptidase: protein MTKNETVDRVRGPELELATTLGKGDKALVIGLIKAENGDEGTDGEATATEPTLAIGDGILDDAQADQIASAVRRLGANGSHGEITRLPGPDGLGVDLVVAVGLGTADNLDDADQLRQAAGVAARELDGLEQAATTLSSVDLGATAEGFFLGAYRFDTFRSDKTRPKKAPVARLTLLVEDKGKAAKADLAHAVAVADSVAIARDFVNTPPSHLYPEEFAERARHLGSAAGLKVEVLDDQALEKAGYGGIIGVGKGSSRLPRLVRLTHTGKKDAKKVALVGKGITFDTGGISIKPAANMDHMTSDMGGAAAVIGAVILAARLDLDVSVTATVPMAENMPSGTAQRPGDVLTQYGGITVEVLNTDAEGRLILADAIVRACEDEPDYLIDTATLTGAQMVALGARTPGVMGTDDFRDRVAALSREVGENAWAMPLPAELRGDLKSRVADLANVTNHRNGGMLSAGLFLKEFVPASVAWAHIDIAGPAFNTGGPWGYTPKGGTGVPVRTIARVLEDIAAQG from the coding sequence GTGACCAAGAACGAGACTGTCGACCGCGTGCGCGGTCCGGAACTGGAGTTGGCGACCACCCTCGGGAAGGGCGACAAAGCCCTGGTGATCGGACTGATCAAGGCCGAGAACGGCGACGAGGGCACCGACGGCGAAGCCACGGCCACCGAGCCGACGCTGGCGATCGGGGACGGAATCCTCGACGACGCGCAGGCCGACCAGATCGCATCGGCGGTCCGCCGACTGGGCGCGAACGGATCGCACGGTGAGATCACCCGCCTGCCCGGGCCCGACGGTCTCGGCGTCGACCTGGTGGTCGCGGTCGGACTCGGCACCGCGGACAACCTCGACGACGCCGATCAGCTGCGTCAGGCCGCCGGCGTCGCCGCGCGTGAACTCGACGGCCTCGAGCAGGCCGCAACGACCCTGTCGTCGGTGGACCTCGGTGCCACCGCAGAGGGATTCTTCCTGGGCGCGTACCGATTCGACACCTTCCGGTCCGACAAGACGCGACCCAAGAAGGCACCGGTGGCCCGACTGACCCTGCTCGTCGAGGACAAGGGCAAGGCGGCCAAGGCCGATCTCGCACATGCCGTCGCGGTGGCCGACTCGGTCGCGATCGCCCGCGACTTCGTGAACACGCCGCCGAGTCACCTCTATCCCGAGGAGTTCGCCGAGCGGGCCCGCCATCTCGGCAGCGCGGCAGGCCTCAAGGTCGAGGTGCTCGACGATCAGGCGCTCGAGAAGGCCGGATACGGCGGCATCATCGGTGTCGGCAAGGGATCGTCGCGACTGCCCCGGCTGGTGCGCCTGACCCACACCGGCAAGAAGGACGCCAAGAAGGTGGCCCTGGTCGGCAAGGGCATCACGTTCGACACCGGCGGCATCTCGATCAAGCCGGCCGCGAACATGGATCACATGACGTCGGACATGGGTGGTGCGGCCGCCGTCATCGGCGCCGTCATCCTGGCCGCGCGACTCGACCTCGACGTGTCGGTCACGGCGACCGTCCCGATGGCGGAGAACATGCCGTCGGGCACCGCGCAGCGGCCCGGCGACGTGCTCACCCAGTACGGCGGCATCACCGTCGAGGTCCTCAACACCGACGCCGAGGGACGTCTCATCCTCGCCGACGCCATCGTGCGCGCGTGCGAGGACGAACCCGATTACCTCATCGACACCGCCACCCTGACCGGTGCGCAGATGGTGGCGCTGGGGGCGCGCACCCCGGGCGTGATGGGCACCGACGACTTCCGTGATCGGGTCGCGGCGCTGTCCCGTGAGGTCGGCGAGAACGCGTGGGCGATGCCGTTGCCCGCGGAGCTGCGTGGCGACCTCAAGTCGCGGGTCGCCGATCTGGCGAACGTGACCAATCACCGCAACGGCGGGATGCTGTCGGCGGGACTGTTCCTCAAGGAGTTCGTGCCCGCATCGGTGGCCTGGGCGCACATCGACATCGCCGGTCCGGCGTTCAACACCGGCGGCCCGTGGGGGTACACCCCCAAGGGCGGCACCGGCGTCCCCGTCCGGACCATCGCCCGGGTGCTCGAGGACATCGCGGCGCAGGGCTGA
- the gcvT gene encoding glycine cleavage system aminomethyltransferase GcvT, protein MSELLAGPIADRHVALGATFAEFGGWDMPVSYAGTVAEHTAVREAVGIFDVSHLGKALVSGPGAAAFVNRTLTNDLGKIAPGKAQYTLCCNDSGGVIDDLITYLVGDDEVFLVPNAANTATVVSRLQEVAPDGVTVTDQHREFAVFAVQGPKAPEALAALGLPTEMEYMAFDDAEVATAAGSLPVRVCRTGYTGERGYEILPRWSDAGPVFDALLEAVTDLGGQAAGLGARDTLRTEMGYALHGHELSTDITPVQARTGWAVGWRKPEFFGRDALVAEKADGPARRLYGLRATGRGVPRADCAVLAGPGGASIGTCTSGTFSPTLKQGIALALISTDAGVAVGDEVVVDVRGRDLICEVVTPPFVPSHV, encoded by the coding sequence ATGAGTGAACTCCTCGCCGGTCCGATCGCCGATCGCCATGTCGCACTCGGTGCGACCTTCGCCGAGTTCGGCGGTTGGGACATGCCCGTCTCGTACGCGGGTACCGTCGCCGAGCACACCGCGGTCCGCGAGGCGGTGGGCATCTTCGACGTGAGTCATCTGGGCAAGGCCCTCGTCTCGGGGCCGGGCGCGGCCGCGTTCGTGAACCGCACGCTGACCAACGACCTCGGCAAGATCGCGCCCGGAAAGGCGCAGTACACGTTGTGCTGCAACGATTCCGGTGGTGTCATCGACGACCTGATCACCTATCTGGTCGGCGACGACGAGGTGTTCCTGGTGCCGAACGCGGCCAACACTGCGACGGTCGTGTCCCGGTTGCAGGAGGTGGCGCCGGACGGGGTGACGGTGACCGACCAGCACCGGGAGTTCGCGGTGTTCGCCGTGCAGGGGCCCAAGGCGCCGGAGGCGCTCGCGGCGCTCGGCCTGCCGACGGAGATGGAATACATGGCGTTCGACGATGCCGAGGTGGCCACCGCCGCGGGTTCGTTGCCCGTCCGGGTCTGCCGCACCGGGTACACGGGGGAGCGGGGCTACGAGATCCTCCCGCGGTGGTCGGATGCCGGACCAGTTTTCGACGCGCTGCTCGAGGCGGTCACCGACCTCGGTGGGCAGGCGGCGGGACTCGGCGCGCGCGACACCCTGCGCACCGAGATGGGTTACGCGCTGCACGGTCATGAACTGAGCACCGACATCACCCCGGTCCAGGCCCGGACCGGCTGGGCGGTCGGTTGGCGCAAGCCCGAGTTCTTCGGCCGGGATGCGCTCGTCGCGGAGAAGGCCGACGGCCCGGCCCGCCGCCTGTACGGCCTGCGGGCCACCGGTCGCGGCGTGCCACGGGCCGACTGCGCGGTTCTCGCCGGACCCGGCGGTGCATCGATCGGCACCTGCACCTCCGGCACCTTCTCGCCGACGCTCAAGCAGGGCATCGCGCTCGCCCTGATCTCCACCGACGCGGGCGTCGCGGTGGGTGACGAGGTCGTGGTCGACGTGCGCGGGCGCGATCTGATCTGTGAGGTCGTCACACCGCCGTTCGTGCCGTCACACGTGTAG
- a CDS encoding branched-chain amino acid aminotransferase — MTLQFTRTEHPHPVSENRRADILAAPGFGKFFTDNMVMIDYDADRGWHNAQVRPYGPIALDPSAMVLHYGQEVFEGLKAYRQPDGSIAAFRPEANGLRLQRSAERLAMPPLPVDDFIASLRVLLDADNEWVPAAGGEEALYLRPFMFASQAGLGVNAPSNSYIYSVIASPAGAYFSGGIKPVSVWLSTEYVRAAPGGTGFAKCGGNYAAAFLAQAQATQHGCDQVVWLDAIERRYIEEMGGMNLFFVFGSGADARLVTPELSGSLLPGITRESLLQLATDAGFAVEERRISTEELRKGVASGDITEVFACGTAAVITPVGRVKGDTEDYVIGDGTAGEVTQALRDTLTGIQRGTFADTHGWMTELYRR; from the coding sequence ATGACCTTGCAGTTCACGCGTACCGAGCATCCCCACCCGGTGTCGGAGAATCGTCGTGCGGACATTCTCGCCGCACCCGGATTCGGCAAGTTCTTCACCGACAACATGGTGATGATCGACTACGACGCGGACCGGGGTTGGCACAACGCGCAGGTACGCCCGTACGGCCCCATCGCGCTGGACCCGTCGGCGATGGTGCTGCACTACGGCCAGGAGGTGTTCGAGGGCCTCAAGGCCTACCGGCAGCCGGACGGCTCGATCGCCGCGTTCCGGCCCGAGGCCAACGGGCTGCGCCTGCAGCGGTCCGCCGAGCGTCTCGCCATGCCGCCGCTGCCCGTCGACGACTTCATCGCCTCACTGCGGGTGCTGCTCGACGCCGACAACGAGTGGGTTCCCGCCGCCGGCGGAGAGGAAGCGCTCTATCTGCGGCCGTTCATGTTCGCCTCGCAGGCGGGCCTCGGCGTCAACGCCCCCTCCAACTCCTACATCTACTCCGTGATCGCCTCGCCCGCAGGCGCGTACTTCTCCGGCGGCATCAAGCCGGTCAGCGTCTGGCTGTCCACCGAGTACGTGCGGGCGGCGCCCGGCGGCACAGGCTTCGCCAAGTGCGGTGGCAATTACGCGGCCGCATTCCTGGCCCAGGCGCAGGCCACCCAGCACGGGTGCGATCAGGTCGTGTGGCTTGACGCGATCGAACGGCGCTACATCGAGGAGATGGGCGGGATGAACCTGTTCTTCGTCTTCGGGTCCGGCGCGGACGCGCGTCTGGTCACCCCCGAACTGAGCGGTTCGTTGCTACCGGGGATCACCCGGGAGTCGTTGCTGCAGTTGGCAACCGACGCCGGGTTCGCCGTCGAGGAACGTCGCATCAGCACCGAGGAACTCCGCAAGGGTGTCGCGTCGGGCGACATCACCGAGGTGTTCGCGTGCGGCACCGCCGCGGTGATCACGCCGGTCGGCCGGGTCAAGGGCGACACCGAGGACTATGTGATCGGCGACGGCACCGCCGGGGAGGTCACGCAGGCACTGCGCGACACCCTCACCGGTATCCAGCGCGGTACGTTCGCCGACACCCACGGATGGATGACAGAGCTCTACCGTCGCTGA
- a CDS encoding adenosylcobinamide-GDP ribazoletransferase → MPSPVRAVHVALSWLTVMPLPQPRAAMDREVGAAVMSAVPVVGAILGAMAAGLAAVLSPTDLPPAMIGILVVVALALGTRGMHIDGLSDTADGLGCYGPPERVAEVMRGGPAGPFGVATVVAVMIVQTIGFGTLAAGHRWYEIGFAVALGRIVAVIGSRRGLPAAHPEGFGALVADSQRTSIVVWGAVAMLGALAVGWGPDGLSVPEAIQAMIVVAAVIGAGWWFTAHCARRIGGLTGDVLGAGIELGVTVSVIGLLI, encoded by the coding sequence ATGCCGTCGCCGGTCCGGGCTGTCCACGTGGCGCTGAGCTGGCTGACGGTGATGCCGCTCCCCCAGCCGCGCGCGGCGATGGACCGTGAGGTCGGTGCCGCGGTGATGAGCGCGGTGCCGGTGGTCGGCGCGATCCTCGGGGCGATGGCGGCGGGACTCGCCGCCGTGTTGTCACCGACCGACCTGCCGCCTGCGATGATCGGCATCCTGGTGGTCGTCGCGCTCGCACTGGGAACGCGTGGCATGCACATCGACGGTCTGTCCGACACCGCCGACGGACTCGGCTGCTACGGACCACCCGAGCGGGTGGCCGAGGTGATGCGTGGTGGCCCCGCCGGGCCGTTCGGGGTGGCCACGGTGGTCGCGGTGATGATCGTGCAGACCATCGGCTTCGGCACGCTGGCCGCCGGACATCGTTGGTACGAGATCGGTTTCGCCGTCGCACTCGGCCGTATCGTCGCCGTGATCGGCTCACGGCGCGGGCTGCCGGCCGCACATCCGGAGGGCTTCGGCGCACTCGTCGCCGACTCCCAGCGCACGTCGATCGTCGTGTGGGGCGCCGTCGCGATGCTCGGCGCACTCGCCGTGGGTTGGGGTCCCGACGGTTTGTCGGTGCCCGAGGCGATCCAGGCCATGATCGTGGTCGCTGCCGTGATCGGTGCCGGGTGGTGGTTCACAGCGCACTGCGCCCGCCGGATCGGTGGCCTCACCGGCGACGTCCTGGGCGCCGGAATCGAACTGGGAGTGACGGTCTCGGTGATCGGCCTGCTCATCTGA